In Nitrosococcus oceani ATCC 19707, the following proteins share a genomic window:
- a CDS encoding GNAT family N-acetyltransferase, whose translation MKGWKLRQVPFKYQLSDRTLWSASLPLQCRSVDLFDESLPQLPLEPPADELVEGSQGFSVRALPVGTELPRISRHGSYLCYVPLNYQHYYIDLSLTYDDYQKTFSSKTRSTINRKVKKYAKHCGGNIRWKTYKAPGEIGDFFRQARRVSKLTYQERLLDAGIPGSDAFIQQAEALAGEDRLRAYILFDGERPVSYLYCPARNDVLIYAYLGYDPDYMKLSVGTVLQWLALQELFGEGRFKIFDFTEGQSDHKRLFATHQKNCANVFFVKNSIRNGAIIYSHNFSSCVSGWLGSRLDQLGLKARIKRLLRFAG comes from the coding sequence ATGAAAGGTTGGAAGTTACGCCAGGTACCTTTCAAATATCAGCTCAGTGACCGGACATTGTGGAGCGCTTCATTGCCGCTCCAATGCCGATCGGTCGATCTGTTTGATGAATCGTTGCCGCAGTTGCCACTGGAACCGCCCGCTGACGAACTTGTGGAGGGAAGCCAGGGATTCAGCGTCCGTGCGCTACCGGTAGGCACTGAACTTCCCAGAATCAGCAGACATGGCAGCTACCTCTGTTACGTGCCGTTGAATTATCAGCATTACTATATTGATTTGTCCCTGACCTATGACGACTATCAGAAGACGTTTTCTTCGAAAACGCGTTCCACGATTAATCGCAAAGTGAAGAAATACGCCAAACATTGCGGCGGCAACATCCGCTGGAAAACCTATAAAGCACCTGGGGAAATCGGTGATTTTTTCCGCCAAGCACGGCGAGTGTCAAAGTTGACGTATCAGGAACGGCTTCTCGATGCGGGGATCCCTGGGTCCGATGCCTTCATCCAGCAGGCGGAAGCACTGGCGGGCGAAGACCGCTTGCGGGCCTATATCCTATTCGACGGCGAGCGGCCCGTATCGTACCTGTATTGCCCCGCTCGTAACGATGTGCTCATCTATGCCTATCTCGGCTATGATCCTGACTACATGAAGCTGTCGGTCGGCACAGTACTTCAATGGCTAGCTCTGCAAGAGCTTTTCGGCGAGGGTCGATTTAAAATTTTTGATTTCACTGAAGGCCAGTCGGATCATAAGCGCCTCTTTGCCACGCACCAAAAAAATTGCGCCAATGTATTCTTTGTCAAGAATTCGATTCGCAACGGAGCTATCATCTACAGCCACAATTTTTCGTCTTGCGTATCAGGTTGGCTGGGTTCCAGGCTCGACCAGCTAGGCCTGAAAGCAAGAATCAAACGTCTACTGCGATTCGCGGGATAA
- a CDS encoding polysaccharide deacetylase family protein, with translation MLDVHFTVDVEIWCDGWVDIDQKFPDAFRKYIIGPTSSGDYGLPYQLKVLEDHALSASFFVEPLFSTRFGDQPLEEIVALIRNSHQEIQLHLHTEWVDESRQPLIANTATKRRHLFHYSLEEQTQLVGAGIFLLKKAQAPEVNAFRAGSFGFSRNTLRALHANGIGIDSSYNATRFGPASGVMPNVTVVEPIECEGVFEYPMTVFKDGTGSLRHVQLTACSYGEIEALLWKALEEKRSSFVILSHSFELLNPSKNRPDEIVVERFRKLCAFLDRNRDSFRTCGFQGLTPKAVPSQPAPLKVTPWKTGIRMFEQAYRRKYQ, from the coding sequence ATGCTCGATGTTCATTTTACTGTAGATGTAGAAATCTGGTGCGATGGCTGGGTGGACATCGATCAGAAGTTTCCCGATGCCTTTCGTAAATACATCATCGGTCCGACTTCGAGCGGGGATTACGGCCTGCCGTACCAGCTGAAGGTGCTTGAAGATCACGCGCTATCCGCCAGTTTTTTTGTGGAACCGCTTTTTTCTACGCGGTTCGGGGATCAGCCACTTGAAGAGATCGTGGCCCTCATTCGCAATAGCCACCAGGAGATCCAGTTGCATTTGCATACGGAATGGGTGGACGAATCCAGACAACCGCTGATCGCTAACACCGCGACAAAGAGGCGGCATCTTTTCCACTATTCGCTGGAGGAGCAGACGCAATTGGTTGGCGCGGGCATCTTTCTGCTCAAGAAAGCGCAGGCGCCTGAAGTCAACGCTTTTCGTGCCGGAAGCTTCGGTTTCAGCAGAAATACTCTTCGCGCCTTGCACGCCAATGGTATTGGCATTGACAGTAGTTATAATGCCACCCGATTCGGACCCGCCAGCGGTGTGATGCCAAATGTGACGGTTGTCGAGCCAATTGAATGTGAAGGCGTCTTTGAGTATCCCATGACCGTGTTCAAGGATGGCACGGGATCGCTGCGCCATGTGCAACTGACCGCCTGTTCTTATGGCGAGATTGAGGCTCTGCTGTGGAAAGCGCTGGAGGAGAAACGCAGCTCCTTCGTTATTTTGTCCCATAGCTTCGAACTGCTTAATCCATCCAAGAACCGGCCTGATGAGATTGTCGTTGAACGCTTCAGAAAATTGTGCGCATTTCTTGACCGCAACCGCGATTCGTTCCGCACCTGTGGATTTCAGGGGCTGACTCCCAAAGCTGTGCCATCACAGCCCGCCCCGCTCAAAGTAACGCCATGGAAGACGGGAATAAGAATGTTTGAACAAGCCTATCGCAGGAAATACCAATGA
- a CDS encoding DUF779 domain-containing protein, with protein sequence MAQSIQVKRVTVTKEAKKVIDQLREKHGDLMFHQSGGCCDGSSPMCYEDGDFKVGGSDIKLGEVYGCPFYMARDQFEYWKHTQLTLDVKSGRGSSFSIEIPMGVRFIIQSRMFTEEELQALEKQDPLSA encoded by the coding sequence ATGGCACAATCAATCCAAGTAAAACGCGTGACGGTTACCAAAGAGGCCAAAAAAGTGATCGACCAACTGCGGGAAAAACATGGCGACCTTATGTTCCATCAAAGCGGTGGCTGCTGCGACGGTTCCTCACCCATGTGTTACGAAGATGGTGATTTTAAGGTAGGCGGTTCTGACATTAAACTGGGCGAAGTCTATGGTTGCCCTTTCTATATGGCACGCGATCAGTTTGAATACTGGAAACACACCCAGCTTACGCTTGATGTAAAATCTGGGCGAGGCTCCAGCTTTTCCATTGAAATACCGATGGGCGTTCGCTTTATTATCCAATCGCGCATGTTTACCGAAGAAGAGCTACAAGCCCTGGAAAAACAGGACCCACTTTCTGCTTGA
- a CDS encoding aldehyde dehydrogenase family protein, with amino-acid sequence MANNQTTQVKERETESTTGKLYDRPEFKDHYDNFIGGKFVAPVDGEYFDDIAPMDGKPFTKVARSNEKDIELALDAAHKAAKDWNQASAAERSKVLLDIADIIEENLEYLARVETVENGKPIRETLNADLPLAVDHFRYFAGVIRAEEGGISELDKDTVSINLPEPLGVVGQIIPWNFPLLMATWKMAPALAAGNCTVIKAAEQTPASIIILADLIKEVVPNGVLNVVNGFGSEAGKPLASSPRIAKVAFTGETTTGRLIMQYASENLIPVTLELGGKSPNVFFESVMNADDDFFDKALEGAAMFALNQGEVCTSPSRILVQESIADAFIEQVVERVKKIKVGNPLNSETMVGAQASNDQFEKILNYLEIGREEGAQVLTGGQKANVGSNGTSGGYYIEPTIFKGHNKMRVFQEEIFGPVASLTTFKDEADAIAISNETLYGLGAGVWTRDAHQLYRIPRAIKAGRVWVNCYHHYPAHAAFGGYKKSGFGRENHKMMLDHYRQTKNMLVSYDKKAQGFF; translated from the coding sequence ATGGCTAACAATCAAACTACCCAAGTTAAAGAAAGGGAAACCGAGTCCACGACCGGTAAACTTTACGATCGCCCTGAATTCAAAGACCATTACGATAATTTTATCGGCGGCAAATTTGTAGCGCCTGTCGATGGTGAATATTTTGATGATATTGCGCCGATGGATGGCAAGCCGTTTACCAAGGTAGCACGTTCTAACGAAAAAGATATTGAACTTGCGCTTGATGCCGCCCACAAGGCAGCAAAAGACTGGAACCAGGCTTCTGCCGCCGAGCGAAGTAAGGTACTGCTCGATATTGCAGATATTATCGAAGAAAATCTCGAATATCTAGCGCGTGTAGAAACCGTCGAAAACGGCAAGCCCATCCGTGAAACCTTAAATGCCGACCTTCCGCTGGCGGTAGATCACTTCCGCTATTTTGCCGGCGTCATCCGCGCCGAAGAAGGCGGCATCTCCGAGCTGGATAAAGACACCGTAAGCATAAATTTGCCCGAGCCCCTGGGCGTGGTGGGACAAATCATACCGTGGAATTTCCCACTGCTGATGGCTACCTGGAAAATGGCCCCTGCCCTGGCCGCAGGTAACTGTACGGTGATAAAAGCTGCTGAACAGACACCGGCCAGCATCATTATTTTGGCCGATCTGATCAAAGAGGTAGTGCCCAACGGCGTATTGAATGTAGTTAACGGATTTGGCTCCGAGGCGGGCAAACCGCTGGCTTCTTCGCCCCGGATTGCTAAAGTTGCATTTACCGGCGAAACTACAACTGGACGGCTCATTATGCAGTATGCCTCCGAAAATCTGATACCCGTTACGCTTGAGCTGGGCGGCAAAAGTCCGAATGTATTTTTCGAAAGCGTGATGAATGCCGACGACGATTTTTTCGACAAGGCACTGGAGGGGGCCGCTATGTTTGCCCTTAACCAGGGAGAAGTTTGTACCTCTCCTTCCCGTATACTCGTGCAGGAGTCGATTGCCGATGCATTTATTGAACAGGTTGTGGAAAGGGTTAAAAAAATAAAGGTAGGCAATCCACTAAACTCCGAAACCATGGTTGGTGCACAAGCCTCCAATGATCAATTTGAGAAAATTCTCAACTACCTGGAGATCGGCCGGGAAGAAGGCGCGCAAGTCCTGACCGGAGGTCAAAAAGCAAATGTAGGCTCCAACGGCACTTCCGGCGGCTACTATATTGAACCGACGATCTTTAAGGGACACAATAAAATGCGCGTGTTCCAGGAAGAGATTTTCGGTCCGGTAGCCTCTCTGACAACCTTCAAGGATGAAGCCGATGCTATCGCTATTTCTAACGAAACACTTTATGGACTGGGAGCAGGCGTATGGACACGCGATGCACACCAGTTGTACCGCATTCCTCGGGCTATTAAAGCAGGCCGTGTGTGGGTAAATTGCTATCATCACTATCCTGCACATGCGGCCTTCGGCGGATATAAAAAATCCGGCTTTGGCCGGGAAAATCACAAGATGATGCTCGATCATTATCGGCAGACGAAAAATATGCTCGTCTCTTACGATAAGAAAGCACAGGGCTTCTTCTAA
- a CDS encoding DUF2892 domain-containing protein, producing MALAETPYRVAEHTVDEVNWRIEEEMRERLRHYALYPEKIDQRLQELDEEWDIERTLEANAASLSLVGLTLGLAVNRKFLLFPVAISAFLLQHAIQGWCPPIPLFRRLGVRTQREIETERIALKILRSDFDEISHDVHPATVVNAVHR from the coding sequence ATGGCTTTAGCAGAAACCCCCTACCGAGTAGCCGAGCATACCGTCGATGAAGTTAATTGGCGGATTGAAGAGGAAATGCGGGAACGATTACGCCACTATGCCCTTTATCCTGAAAAAATCGATCAACGTCTGCAAGAACTAGATGAAGAGTGGGACATTGAGAGAACTTTAGAGGCCAATGCCGCCAGCTTATCCCTAGTGGGTCTGACCTTAGGGCTAGCGGTAAACCGTAAATTCTTGCTATTTCCCGTGGCGATATCGGCTTTTCTGTTGCAGCACGCTATTCAAGGCTGGTGTCCCCCAATCCCCCTATTTCGCCGCCTGGGAGTACGTACCCAACGGGAGATAGAAACAGAGCGGATAGCGCTAAAGATTTTACGCAGCGATTTTGATGAAATCAGCCACGATGTTCATCCCGCTACCGTGGTGAATGCCGTACACCGTTAG
- a CDS encoding OBAP family protein, producing MVNIIFMAALLVIVLATGCTGSGKVLPALEIEGQPESIKTNVLETGALALQRDAPPDKLNIYLVGFHPLKNDPQHQFEAHHFCQQVNQDFAQCVLYDGNTPDANMNGIEYIISERLFNSLPEKEQQYWHPHNGEILSGQLVAPGLPEAADKEVMQGKMNSYGKTWHTWRVTHGNGNNDQLPLGEPALAWSFNRFGEAKPGLVESRDRRMDINTEERRRQRQDLTPLAHPQAGVDALQGKFKGSTQPIPGVVDKSAAPGLGGESFPSQ from the coding sequence ATGGTGAACATAATTTTCATGGCTGCCCTCCTAGTGATAGTACTCGCAACAGGATGCACGGGCAGTGGCAAAGTTCTACCAGCCCTGGAGATAGAGGGACAACCAGAGAGTATCAAAACAAATGTGTTAGAAACAGGCGCTTTGGCTTTGCAACGGGATGCACCTCCCGATAAGCTCAATATTTATCTGGTCGGATTCCATCCTCTGAAAAACGATCCGCAGCACCAATTTGAAGCGCACCATTTCTGTCAGCAGGTTAACCAGGATTTTGCTCAGTGCGTCCTGTATGATGGCAACACGCCGGACGCTAACATGAATGGTATTGAATATATTATTTCTGAGCGATTGTTTAACAGCCTTCCGGAGAAAGAGCAGCAATACTGGCACCCCCATAATGGCGAAATTCTCTCAGGACAACTCGTTGCACCCGGATTGCCAGAGGCAGCTGACAAGGAGGTGATGCAGGGCAAAATGAATAGTTATGGAAAAACCTGGCATACTTGGCGAGTCACCCACGGCAATGGGAACAATGATCAGCTGCCCCTTGGCGAACCAGCACTGGCCTGGTCCTTCAATCGTTTTGGCGAAGCCAAGCCCGGACTCGTGGAAAGCCGTGATCGGCGAATGGATATTAATACCGAGGAACGCCGGCGTCAGCGCCAAGATCTTACCCCTCTTGCCCACCCTCAGGCGGGGGTCGATGCACTCCAGGGAAAATTTAAAGGGTCTACCCAGCCGATTCCGGGAGTAGTCGATAAGTCTGCCGCACCCGGGCTAGGGGGCGAATCTTTTCCCAGCCAATAA
- a CDS encoding PLDc N-terminal domain-containing protein, with the protein MDSLFSSVGNVFGGLLSLIWLIIVVWAIVKVAKSGASTLAKIIWIIALIIFPLIGLIAWLLFGPKG; encoded by the coding sequence ATGGATAGCTTGTTTAGCAGTGTCGGTAATGTATTCGGTGGTCTACTAAGCCTGATCTGGTTGATCATCGTGGTCTGGGCCATCGTCAAGGTGGCGAAAAGCGGCGCGAGTACGCTGGCAAAGATAATCTGGATTATCGCATTGATTATCTTTCCCTTGATTGGCTTGATCGCCTGGCTATTGTTCGGTCCCAAGGGGTAG
- a CDS encoding DUF7282 domain-containing protein, with the protein MKFRTLPLVLAMTGVAGFVIAAEKAAIEVSPQPAGSEITVDSVTVPDDGFVVIHASDEHGNIIAPQSIGYSAVKSGTQEDVSVSLDEEVASGDKVFVMLHEDTGEKGTYEFGVDRTDVDVPVIQDGKPVIAPMDIE; encoded by the coding sequence ATGAAATTTCGTACTCTACCGCTAGTACTGGCTATGACCGGCGTGGCCGGCTTTGTCATCGCCGCCGAAAAGGCGGCAATCGAAGTGTCGCCTCAACCGGCAGGCAGCGAAATTACTGTGGATAGTGTAACCGTCCCGGATGATGGTTTCGTGGTGATTCACGCCAGCGACGAGCATGGCAATATTATTGCACCACAATCCATTGGCTATTCGGCAGTGAAATCCGGTACCCAAGAAGACGTCAGCGTTAGCCTGGATGAGGAAGTTGCCTCCGGCGACAAGGTCTTCGTCATGCTGCACGAGGACACCGGCGAGAAAGGTACCTATGAATTCGGCGTCGATAGGACGGATGTGGACGTACCGGTGATCCAGGATGGTAAGCCGGTTATCGCGCCCATGGATATTGAATAA
- the groL gene encoding chaperonin GroEL (60 kDa chaperone family; promotes refolding of misfolded polypeptides especially under stressful conditions; forms two stacked rings of heptamers to form a barrel-shaped 14mer; ends can be capped by GroES; misfolded proteins enter the barrel where they are refolded when GroES binds), translated as MAAKDVRFSEDARHRMMHGVNVLADAVRVTLGPRGRNVVLEKSFGAPTITKDGVSVAKEIELKDRFENMGAQMVKEVASQTSDVAGDGTTTATVLAQSILREGMKAVAAGMNPMDLKRGVDKAVVAAVEELKKLSKPCEDSKAIGQVGTISANAEESVGKIIAEAMDKVGKEGVITVEEGSGLDNELEVVEGMQFDRGYLSPYFITDQQSMAADLDDPYILIHDKKISNIRDLLPVLESVAKAGKPLLVISEDVEGEALATLVVNTIRGIVKVCAVKAPGFGDRRKAMLEDIAVLTGGTVISEEVGLSLDKVTLDDLGRAKKITVNKENTTIVDGAGSADDIKARVEQVRIQIEEATSDYDKEKLQERVAKLAGGVAVIKVGAATEMEMKEKKARVEDALHATRAAVEEGVVPGGGVALIRALLGIKDLKGANHDQDVGINIARRAMEEPLRQIVNNSGEEASVIVNQIKGGEGNYGYNAATGEFGDMIAMGILDPTKVSRTALQNAASVAGLMITTEAMIAEAPKDEEASPGGAPGMGGGMGGMGGMGDMGMM; from the coding sequence ATGGCAGCTAAAGATGTAAGATTTAGCGAAGATGCACGCCATCGCATGATGCATGGCGTCAATGTTTTGGCCGATGCGGTACGGGTCACCTTGGGCCCCAGGGGGCGGAATGTGGTGCTGGAGAAGAGCTTTGGCGCACCCACCATTACCAAGGACGGCGTTAGCGTTGCCAAAGAAATTGAACTTAAGGATAGGTTCGAGAACATGGGCGCCCAGATGGTCAAGGAAGTGGCTTCCCAGACTTCCGATGTGGCAGGAGATGGGACCACCACAGCAACTGTGCTGGCTCAGAGCATACTGCGCGAGGGTATGAAGGCGGTGGCCGCTGGCATGAACCCCATGGATCTCAAACGGGGCGTTGACAAGGCAGTGGTGGCTGCGGTTGAAGAACTGAAAAAACTCTCCAAGCCCTGCGAGGATAGCAAGGCTATCGGCCAGGTGGGCACTATCTCCGCCAATGCGGAAGAGTCCGTGGGTAAAATCATTGCCGAAGCCATGGATAAGGTAGGTAAGGAAGGCGTGATTACGGTGGAGGAAGGTTCTGGCTTGGATAATGAGCTGGAAGTTGTGGAAGGAATGCAGTTTGATCGGGGTTATCTCTCGCCCTATTTCATCACCGATCAGCAGTCCATGGCGGCGGATCTGGATGATCCTTATATCCTTATTCACGATAAAAAAATCTCCAATATTCGCGACTTGCTGCCGGTGCTGGAAAGCGTGGCCAAAGCGGGTAAGCCGTTACTGGTGATTTCTGAGGATGTGGAAGGCGAAGCGCTGGCGACCCTGGTGGTCAATACCATCCGCGGTATCGTTAAAGTGTGCGCGGTCAAGGCACCAGGCTTTGGTGATCGCCGTAAGGCCATGCTGGAAGATATCGCCGTGCTGACTGGCGGCACGGTCATTTCCGAGGAGGTTGGTCTTTCCCTGGATAAAGTGACCCTGGATGATTTGGGTCGGGCCAAGAAAATCACCGTTAATAAGGAAAACACCACCATCGTAGATGGTGCGGGTAGTGCTGACGATATTAAAGCCCGGGTCGAGCAAGTCCGGATACAGATTGAGGAAGCCACTTCCGATTACGATAAAGAGAAGCTCCAGGAGCGGGTTGCTAAATTGGCAGGTGGCGTGGCCGTCATCAAGGTGGGCGCCGCGACCGAAATGGAGATGAAAGAGAAAAAGGCCCGTGTGGAAGACGCTCTGCACGCCACCCGTGCGGCGGTAGAAGAAGGCGTGGTCCCTGGTGGTGGGGTAGCGCTGATTCGGGCTCTATTAGGTATTAAGGATCTTAAAGGTGCGAATCATGATCAAGATGTGGGCATTAATATTGCCCGTCGCGCCATGGAAGAACCTCTGCGCCAGATCGTGAACAATTCTGGGGAAGAGGCTTCTGTCATCGTTAACCAGATTAAGGGAGGCGAGGGTAACTACGGTTACAATGCCGCCACCGGAGAGTTTGGCGACATGATTGCCATGGGAATCCTGGACCCCACCAAGGTCAGCCGGACGGCCCTGCAAAATGCTGCCAGCGTGGCGGGTCTGATGATCACCACCGAGGCGATGATTGCCGAGGCGCCGAAGGACGAGGAGGCATCTCCTGGCGGTGCGCCTGGCATGGGCGGCGGCATGGGTGGTATGGGCGGCATGGGTGATATGGGCATGATGTAA
- the groES gene encoding co-chaperone GroES: MKIRPLHDRVIVRRMEEEKTSSGGIVIPDTAAEKPIRGEVVAVGNGKILESGEVRALDVKVGDKVLFGKYSGTDVKVESEELLVMREDDIMAVLEG, from the coding sequence ATGAAGATTCGTCCACTTCATGATCGCGTTATCGTCCGTCGTATGGAGGAAGAGAAAACTTCCTCTGGTGGTATTGTGATTCCGGATACAGCGGCTGAGAAGCCGATTCGTGGTGAAGTCGTTGCCGTGGGCAATGGCAAAATTCTTGAAAGTGGAGAAGTGCGCGCCCTTGACGTGAAAGTAGGGGATAAGGTGCTTTTTGGCAAATATTCCGGCACCGATGTAAAGGTCGAAAGCGAAGAACTGCTGGTGATGCGGGAAGACGACATCATGGCGGTGCTCGAAGGTTAA
- a CDS encoding FxsA family protein — MFRLLFIFFLTFPLIEIYLLIRVGSAVGAGWTVFLCIVTAMVGALLLRQQGFSTVSRVQASMARGQVPALEMLEGALLLVCGIFLLTPGFFTDTLGFLGLIPPVRRAFLLWVARRTLQRGGVEVTLYRQGQGPEDSDHRQRPRIIDGQAKREDE; from the coding sequence ATGTTTCGCTTACTTTTTATTTTTTTCCTTACCTTTCCTCTGATTGAGATCTACCTGCTGATCCGTGTTGGTAGCGCTGTGGGGGCTGGCTGGACTGTGTTCTTATGCATAGTCACAGCGATGGTGGGAGCGCTCTTATTGCGCCAGCAAGGGTTCTCTACCGTAAGCCGGGTTCAAGCCAGTATGGCCCGCGGCCAGGTACCGGCGCTAGAGATGCTGGAAGGGGCATTGCTGCTGGTCTGTGGGATATTCCTGCTGACCCCTGGTTTTTTTACTGATACCCTAGGATTCTTGGGGCTTATTCCTCCTGTCCGCCGGGCTTTTCTGTTATGGGTTGCAAGGCGCACCCTGCAACGCGGTGGAGTTGAAGTTACCCTATACCGCCAGGGCCAGGGGCCGGAAGATTCTGACCATCGCCAGCGTCCCCGCATTATTGACGGCCAGGCTAAACGGGAAGACGAATAA
- a CDS encoding type I restriction-modification system subunit M N-terminal domain-containing protein encodes MDIGTLSVHLWEAANILRGPVNAADFKTYIFPLLFFKRIADVYDEEFATALKESEGDAEFAQFPENHRFQVLEGCHWQEIRAKSANIGHDPRSGHR; translated from the coding sequence CTGGATATCGGAACCCTCTCGGTCCATCTCTGGGAGGCTGCCAATATTCTACGTGGGCCAGTCAATGCGGCTGATTTCAAAACCTATATCTTCCCCCTGCTGTTCTTCAAGCGAATCGCCGATGTCTACGACGAAGAATTCGCTACCGCCCTGAAAGAGTCCGAAGGGGATGCGGAGTTTGCGCAATTCCCGGAGAACCATCGCTTCCAGGTGCTGGAAGGCTGTCACTGGCAGGAGATCCGTGCCAAAAGCGCCAATATCGGCCATGACCCTCGCTCAGGCCATCGCTAA